A genomic window from Xyrauchen texanus isolate HMW12.3.18 chromosome 15, RBS_HiC_50CHRs, whole genome shotgun sequence includes:
- the LOC127655918 gene encoding NADH dehydrogenase [ubiquinone] 1 alpha subcomplex subunit 3-like, with translation MVCFFGNEAMVLGTSTMVMSYVSFLKQIGIPCTIVHEYVGRFLKNAWNKEPVVTAACGLGLLACIVPVLSPLTKYTGMLNAAIPYNYPVPVRDV, from the exons ATGGTATGTTTTTTTGGCAACGAAGCTATGGTACTTGGGACCTCCACCATGGTAATGTCATATGTATCATTTTTGAAGCAGATTGGAATACCATGTACTAtagtacatgaatatg TTGGAAGGTTTTTGAAGAACGCATGGAATAAAGAGCCTGTAGTCACAGCTGCATGTGGTCTCGGACTGCTGG CTTGCATTGTGCCGGTTTTGAGCCCTTTAACGAAGTACACAGGAATGCTGAATGCAGCAATTCCATACAATTATCCAG TCCCAGTGCGAGATGTTTGA
- the LOC127655603 gene encoding cortexin domain-containing 1-like has product MLSFVDNRFHSSALQEFFSENVLMFAGAFSSLSLHSKTLRINMDLPLPVSQLDVDVDLGFALFFLVLLCLFLLVTMVRCTQMVLDPYSAISVSTYLEEQEEQG; this is encoded by the exons aTGCTCAGTTTTGTAGATAACCGGTTTCACAGCAGCGCTCTGCAAGAGTTCTTCTCTGAAAATGTTCTGATGTTTGCTGGGGCTTTTTCTTCTCTCAGCTTGCACAGTAAG ACGCTTCGGATAAACATGGACCTGCCTCTTCCTGTATCTCAACTGGATGTTGATGTGGATTTGGGTTTTGCGCTCTTCTTCTTGGTCCTCCTCTGTTTATTTCTGTTGGTCACAATGGTGCGCTGTACACAGATGGTTTTGGACCCTTACAGTGCGATCTCAGTGTCCACCTATCTGGAAGAGCAAGAGGAGCAAGGTTAA
- the tfpt gene encoding TCF3 fusion partner, translating into MMEDFSGLALPPLFGGHILEAELETGGVELGPSGSELMDNDGAPSGPGQDGEEERSELDKRKYQALSKKCKEIEQVNEKILGRLHQVQRLTRRLRKERRFLLKTLDSYGDEYRTAQLTIPLEDERKPGLDCIVGGDEDSSSPTFPHQSAGGSKKKKHRLPKDKTESDHSIKAEAQFTGFPSPSSLSH; encoded by the exons ATGATGGAGGATTTCTCGGGCCTGGCTTTACCCCCTCTGTTTGGGGGTCACATTCTGGAAGCTGAACTGGAGACGGGTGGGGTAGAGCTGGGCCCCAGTGGCAGTGAGCTCATGGATAATGACGGGGCCCCGTCTGGACCTGGACAGGATGGGGAGGAAGAGAGAAGTGAACTAGACAAACGAAAGTATCAAGCTCTCAGCAAGAAGTGCAAAGAGATAGAACAG GTGAATGAGAAGATTTTGGGTCGCCTTCACCAGGTCCAAAGACTGACTCGTCGACTGAGGAAAGAAAGGAG GTTTCTTCTGAAGACACTGGATTCGTATGGAGATGAATACAGGACAGCACAGCTCACCATCCCACTAGAG GATGAAAGGAAACCTGGTTTAGATTGTATTGTTGGTGGTGATGAGGACAGCTCCTCCCCTACATTTCCTCACCAATCAGCAGGTGGTTCCAAGAAGAAGAAACACCGGCTTCCAAAGGACAAG ACAGAATCGGATCACTCCATCAAGGCTGAGGCTCAGTTCACAGGCTTTCCCAGTCCCAGTTCCCTTTCTCACTGA